A genomic window from Cryobacterium sp. SO2 includes:
- a CDS encoding DNA-formamidopyrimidine glycosylase family protein, translating into MPEGDTVYRSARSLDEALHGTTLTRCDIRVPAFATVDLTGQTVHEVISRGKHLVAHVGETSIHSHLKMEGTWHLYRHGTKWQRPAFQARIVLEAADWVAVGFELGTLELFPTPDDEQHLGYLGPDLLGPDWDATEAVRRLAGEGERPVAVALGDQRNLSGLGNVYVNELCFLRGLLPTRPVTEVTDLHGLVALAHRLITANRDRSERTTTGNLRRGMRTFVYGRERQPCRRCGTRIRSGQLGRSELEQRVTYWCPRCQT; encoded by the coding sequence GTGCCTGAGGGCGACACCGTCTACCGCAGCGCCCGCAGCCTCGATGAGGCCCTGCACGGCACCACGCTCACCCGCTGCGACATCCGCGTGCCCGCCTTCGCCACCGTCGACCTCACCGGCCAGACCGTGCACGAGGTGATCAGCCGCGGCAAACACCTGGTGGCACACGTGGGGGAGACCAGCATCCACTCGCACCTGAAGATGGAGGGCACCTGGCACCTCTACCGGCACGGCACGAAATGGCAGCGGCCGGCGTTCCAGGCCCGCATCGTGCTGGAGGCCGCGGACTGGGTGGCCGTGGGTTTCGAGCTCGGCACCCTGGAACTCTTCCCCACCCCGGACGACGAACAGCACCTCGGCTACCTCGGCCCCGACCTGCTCGGCCCCGACTGGGACGCGACGGAGGCTGTGCGCCGGCTCGCCGGGGAGGGGGAGCGGCCGGTGGCGGTGGCACTGGGTGACCAGCGCAACCTGTCCGGACTCGGCAACGTGTACGTCAACGAACTGTGTTTCCTGCGCGGGCTGCTGCCCACCCGGCCCGTCACCGAGGTGACCGACCTGCACGGCCTGGTGGCGCTCGCCCACCGGCTGATCACGGCCAACCGGGACCGTTCAGAGCGCACCACCACCGGCAATCTGCGCCGGGGCATGCGCACCTTCGTCTACGGGAGGGAACGGCAGCCCTGCCGACGCTGCGGCACCCGCATCCGGAGCGGCCAACTCGGCCGCAGCGAACTCGAGCAGCGGGTCACCTATTGGTGCCCGCGCTGCCAAACCTGA
- a CDS encoding DUF1844 domain-containing protein, whose amino-acid sequence MSDNYDQDQSSQATRDIADVAAVEIITTAAVHLMSASAVKVGLADDPETQIDLDEARKLITALAGLITASAPDISDMHARSLRDGLRSLQLAFREASAIPDPIGQGPGEKFTGPVN is encoded by the coding sequence GTGAGCGACAATTACGATCAGGACCAATCCAGCCAGGCTACGCGGGACATCGCGGATGTGGCGGCCGTGGAGATCATCACGACCGCGGCGGTGCACCTGATGAGCGCATCGGCGGTCAAGGTCGGGCTCGCCGACGACCCCGAGACCCAGATCGACCTGGATGAGGCGCGCAAGCTGATCACGGCCCTCGCCGGCCTGATCACGGCATCCGCCCCCGACATCTCGGACATGCACGCGCGCAGCCTCCGCGACGGTCTGCGCTCGTTGCAGCTGGCCTTCCGCGAGGCGTCCGCCATCCCCGACCCGATCGGCCAGGGCCCGGGCGAGAAGTTCACCGGCCCCGTCAACTAG
- the infC gene encoding translation initiation factor IF-3 produces the protein MSDPRTNDRIRVPEVRLVGPNGEQVGVVAIDVALRLAQEADLDLVEVAPTSKPPVAKIMDYGKFKYEAAQKAKEARRNQANTILKEVRFRLKIDKHDYETKRKRAEGFLKAGDKVKAMILFRGREQSRPDQGVRLLQRFAEDVAEFGSVESSPTIDGRNMVMVIGPLKNKSEAKAEANAHRAADKAAKQEEKNA, from the coding sequence ATCAGCGATCCCCGTACAAATGACCGTATCCGCGTCCCCGAAGTCCGTCTCGTTGGTCCCAACGGCGAACAGGTTGGGGTCGTGGCGATTGATGTCGCCCTGCGCCTGGCACAGGAGGCTGACCTCGATCTGGTCGAAGTAGCCCCCACGTCCAAGCCGCCGGTCGCGAAGATCATGGATTACGGCAAGTTCAAGTACGAAGCTGCGCAGAAGGCCAAAGAAGCCCGGCGCAACCAGGCGAACACGATCCTCAAAGAGGTTCGTTTCCGTCTCAAGATTGATAAGCACGACTACGAGACCAAGCGCAAGCGCGCCGAAGGCTTCCTGAAGGCCGGCGACAAGGTCAAGGCCATGATTCTGTTCCGTGGCCGTGAACAGTCCCGTCCCGACCAGGGTGTACGTCTGCTTCAGAGATTTGCCGAGGATGTCGCGGAGTTCGGTTCTGTGGAATCGAGCCCGACCATTGACGGTCGAAACATGGTCATGGTGATTGGCCCGCTGAAGAACAAATCAGAGGCCAAGGCAGAGGCCAATGCACATAGAGCTGCTGACAAAGCAGCCAAACAGGAGGAAAAGAATGCCTAA
- the rpmI gene encoding 50S ribosomal protein L35, with protein sequence MPKQKTHSGTKKRFKVTGSGKIMKQQAGLRHNLEVKSTQRKSRLNQDQVLAKADVKAIKKLLGH encoded by the coding sequence ATGCCTAAGCAGAAGACCCACTCTGGGACAAAGAAGCGTTTCAAGGTCACTGGCTCCGGCAAGATCATGAAGCAGCAGGCCGGACTTCGCCACAACCTCGAGGTCAAGAGCACGCAGCGCAAGTCACGCCTGAACCAGGACCAGGTTCTCGCCAAGGCCGACGTCAAGGCCATCAAGAAGCTTCTCGGCCACTAG
- the rplT gene encoding 50S ribosomal protein L20, translating to MARVKRAVNAHKKRRVILERAEGYRGQRSRLYRKAKEQVTHSLVYSYRDRRARKGDFRRLWIQRINAASRANGLTYNRLIQGLALAGIQVDRRILADLAVTEPATFAAIVESAKAALPADTSAPKVAK from the coding sequence ATGGCAAGAGTAAAGAGGGCCGTCAACGCCCACAAGAAGCGTCGCGTAATCCTTGAGCGCGCCGAGGGTTACCGCGGTCAGCGTTCACGCCTGTACCGCAAGGCCAAGGAGCAGGTCACTCACTCCCTCGTCTACAGCTACCGTGACCGTCGTGCACGCAAGGGTGACTTCCGTCGCCTGTGGATCCAGCGCATCAACGCTGCGTCCCGTGCAAACGGCCTGACCTACAACCGCCTCATCCAAGGCCTCGCCCTGGCCGGCATCCAGGTTGACCGTCGCATCCTCGCCGACCTCGCCGTCACCGAGCCCGCCACCTTCGCGGCCATCGTTGAGAGCGCCAAGGCAGCACTGCCCGCTGACACCTCCGCACCCAAGGTCGCGAAGTAG
- a CDS encoding RNA methyltransferase: MLDNPRSPRVRAVAKLANRAARSETGLFLLEGPQAVSEALTFRPELVVELYATPTALERYTDIAEAAVAAGVDVEFVTEQVLETMADTVTPQGFVAVCHQFPTSIKKIFANEPKLIAILEEVRDPGNAGTIIRAADAAGADAVIFTGRSVDLYNPKVVRSSTGSIFHLPVAVGVTLADVRERAKFAGMQILAADIKGDDLLEARTSGLLAAPTAWLFGNEARGLTEEDLALADKAISVPIYGHAESMNLATAASVCLYESAFSQRD; this comes from the coding sequence ATGCTAGATAACCCCCGATCTCCTCGCGTGCGTGCCGTCGCGAAACTTGCGAACCGAGCCGCCCGCTCCGAGACGGGACTGTTCCTGCTCGAAGGCCCGCAGGCCGTCTCCGAAGCCCTCACCTTTCGCCCCGAACTCGTCGTGGAGTTGTACGCGACCCCCACCGCGCTCGAGCGGTACACCGACATCGCCGAGGCCGCCGTGGCCGCGGGCGTCGACGTCGAATTCGTCACCGAGCAGGTGCTCGAGACGATGGCGGACACCGTCACCCCGCAGGGCTTCGTCGCGGTGTGCCACCAGTTCCCCACCTCGATCAAGAAGATCTTCGCCAACGAGCCCAAGCTCATCGCGATCCTCGAAGAGGTGCGCGACCCGGGCAACGCCGGCACCATCATCCGGGCAGCGGATGCCGCGGGCGCCGATGCCGTGATCTTCACCGGCCGCAGCGTCGACCTCTACAACCCCAAGGTGGTGCGCTCGTCCACCGGCTCGATCTTCCACCTGCCCGTTGCCGTCGGCGTCACCCTGGCCGACGTGCGTGAGCGCGCCAAGTTCGCCGGGATGCAGATCCTCGCGGCCGACATCAAGGGCGACGACCTGCTCGAGGCCCGCACCAGCGGCCTGCTCGCCGCTCCGACGGCCTGGCTTTTCGGCAACGAAGCCCGAGGTCTCACCGAGGAAGACCTGGCTCTGGCCGACAAGGCGATCAGCGTTCCGATCTACGGCCACGCCGAATCGATGAACCTCGCGACGGCCGCATCCGTGTGCCTGTATGAGAGCGCGTTTTCCCAGCGCGACTAG
- a CDS encoding amino acid ABC transporter ATP-binding protein, protein MVVITDVNKNYGDLHVLKNINATVNRGEVVVVIGPSGSGKSTLCRAINRLETIDNGSITIDGKELPAEGKALAQLRADVGMVFQAFNLFAHKTVLENVTLGPIKVRGMSKADAEKKALALLERVGVANQAQKMPSQLSGGQQQRVAIARALAMDPKLILLDEPTSALDPEMINEVLEVMVDLANEGMTMIVVTHEMGFARRAADRVIFMAEGDIVEETTPEKFFTNPQSTRAKDFLSKILAH, encoded by the coding sequence TTGGTCGTCATCACGGACGTCAACAAGAACTACGGGGACCTGCACGTTCTGAAGAACATCAACGCCACGGTCAACCGCGGCGAGGTGGTCGTGGTCATCGGCCCGAGCGGCTCGGGCAAGTCCACGCTCTGTCGGGCGATCAACCGGCTTGAGACCATCGACAACGGATCGATCACGATCGACGGCAAGGAACTGCCGGCAGAGGGCAAGGCCCTCGCCCAGCTCCGAGCCGATGTCGGCATGGTGTTCCAGGCGTTCAACCTGTTCGCACACAAGACCGTGCTCGAGAACGTGACGCTGGGCCCGATCAAGGTGCGCGGCATGAGCAAGGCCGACGCAGAGAAGAAGGCGTTGGCGCTTCTGGAACGTGTCGGGGTGGCCAATCAGGCCCAGAAGATGCCGTCCCAGCTTTCCGGCGGCCAGCAGCAGCGGGTGGCCATCGCCAGGGCTCTGGCCATGGACCCCAAGCTGATCCTGCTCGATGAGCCCACCAGTGCGCTCGACCCCGAGATGATCAACGAGGTGCTCGAGGTCATGGTCGACCTCGCCAACGAGGGCATGACGATGATCGTCGTCACCCACGAAATGGGCTTCGCCCGCCGTGCCGCCGACAGGGTCATCTTCATGGCCGAGGGCGACATCGTCGAGGAGACCACCCCGGAGAAGTTCTTCACGAACCCCCAGAGCACGAGAGCGAAAGACTTCCTCTCCAAAATACTTGCCCACTAA
- a CDS encoding glutamate ABC transporter substrate-binding protein produces MISAIALVGAFALTGCTDSGATTSSAAPVEEDVTFAEGSTMAALNEAGEITIGTKFDQPLFGLKGPDGTPVGFDVEIGKLIAAKLGIEASNITWTETVSANREPFIQNGDVDLVVATYTINDARKEVVSFAGPYYEAGQDLLVLAGNDAKITGPEDLADKTVCTVSGSTSEKNIAAYTSNVIATDTYSNCLGPLRSGEVDAVTTDNVILAGLADQNAGEFEVVGNPFTAEPYGIGLAKDDTEFRDFINDVLEESYDDGSWAAAWEATAGSVLETPEPPAVDRY; encoded by the coding sequence ATGATCTCAGCCATCGCCCTGGTCGGAGCGTTCGCGCTGACCGGCTGCACCGATTCCGGCGCCACCACGTCCTCGGCCGCACCCGTCGAGGAAGATGTCACGTTCGCGGAGGGCAGCACCATGGCCGCGCTCAACGAAGCCGGCGAAATCACCATCGGCACCAAGTTCGACCAGCCCCTGTTCGGTCTCAAGGGTCCGGACGGCACCCCGGTCGGCTTCGACGTCGAAATCGGCAAGCTCATCGCGGCGAAGCTCGGCATTGAGGCGTCGAACATCACCTGGACCGAGACTGTCTCCGCCAACCGCGAGCCGTTCATCCAGAACGGTGACGTCGACCTCGTCGTCGCCACCTACACGATCAACGACGCCCGCAAGGAAGTTGTCTCGTTCGCCGGTCCGTACTACGAAGCCGGCCAGGACCTGCTCGTTCTGGCGGGCAACGACGCGAAGATCACCGGACCGGAGGACCTCGCTGACAAGACGGTCTGTACCGTGAGCGGATCCACGTCGGAGAAGAACATCGCCGCGTACACGTCCAACGTGATCGCCACCGACACCTACTCCAACTGCCTCGGCCCGCTGCGCAGCGGCGAAGTCGACGCCGTCACCACCGACAACGTGATCCTGGCCGGCCTCGCCGACCAGAACGCCGGTGAGTTCGAGGTTGTCGGCAACCCGTTCACCGCCGAGCCTTACGGCATCGGCCTGGCCAAGGACGACACCGAGTTCCGCGACTTCATCAACGACGTTCTGGAAGAGTCCTACGACGATGGTTCCTGGGCAGCAGCCTGGGAGGCCACCGCGGGTTCAGTACTCGAGACGCCGGAACCCCCGGCGGTCGACCGCTACTAG
- a CDS encoding amino acid ABC transporter permease: MDAVIENLPLFLEGFRNTLGLLIFSGIGALVLGIVVASLRISPVASFRTFATVYTELVRNTPLTLVLFFCAFILPYLQFSPGYFQLALIGLTVYTSPFVAEALRSGINGVPVGQAEAARSVGLTFGQSLSYVIMPQAVRMVIPPLINVFIALTKNTSVAGAFFVFELFGVGRRVTNDRGDEVIAILLAVAFFYLIITITLGQIAARVEKKVAVLR, encoded by the coding sequence TTGGACGCTGTCATCGAAAACCTGCCGCTCTTTCTGGAAGGCTTCAGAAACACACTTGGCTTGCTGATTTTCTCCGGCATCGGCGCGCTCGTCTTGGGCATCGTCGTTGCCTCACTGCGAATCTCGCCGGTCGCGTCCTTCCGCACCTTTGCGACCGTCTACACGGAGCTTGTGCGCAACACCCCGCTCACCCTCGTTCTGTTCTTCTGCGCGTTCATTTTGCCGTACCTGCAGTTTTCGCCGGGCTACTTCCAACTCGCCCTGATCGGGCTCACGGTCTACACCTCTCCCTTTGTGGCCGAGGCACTGCGTTCCGGGATCAACGGCGTTCCCGTCGGCCAGGCTGAGGCAGCCCGCAGCGTCGGCCTCACCTTCGGTCAGTCCCTGAGCTACGTGATCATGCCCCAGGCCGTGCGGATGGTGATTCCCCCGCTGATCAACGTCTTCATCGCCCTCACGAAGAACACGTCCGTCGCCGGCGCGTTCTTTGTCTTCGAACTCTTCGGCGTCGGCCGCAGGGTCACCAACGACCGCGGTGACGAGGTCATCGCGATTCTGCTCGCCGTCGCGTTCTTCTACCTGATCATCACGATCACACTCGGCCAGATCGCGGCCAGGGTGGAAAAGAAAGTGGCGGTGCTGCGATGA
- a CDS encoding amino acid ABC transporter permease gives MISVVGVVLVLALLAWLIWALGTPKASANGVVQPGMWDAMRWDVFSDRQVWLALGRGVLATLRMAGVAAVIALVLGVVFSFGRSADHRAIRIPTTIILEFVRGLPVLLMMLFILLVFATGAYWAGVAALGLYNGAIIGEALRAGIQSLPRGQREAGLAIGLTPLSTRFRIEFPQAFRQMLPIIIAQLVVLLKDTSLAFIVGYGELLREGVRNLPNFFGERYQFSFFLVVLVIYLAMNMSLSWLARVIARRSGPKAGKIVEPAPEPMPNAAGPGGGF, from the coding sequence GTGATCTCAGTTGTCGGTGTTGTTCTCGTACTGGCCCTCCTGGCCTGGCTGATCTGGGCACTGGGCACACCCAAGGCCAGCGCCAACGGCGTTGTCCAGCCGGGCATGTGGGATGCCATGCGCTGGGACGTCTTCTCCGACCGTCAGGTGTGGCTTGCACTGGGCCGCGGAGTCCTGGCCACCCTGAGGATGGCCGGAGTAGCCGCGGTGATCGCCCTGGTCCTCGGAGTGGTGTTCTCGTTCGGTCGGTCCGCCGATCACCGGGCCATACGCATCCCGACCACGATCATCCTCGAATTCGTGCGCGGCCTGCCGGTGCTTCTGATGATGCTCTTCATCCTTCTCGTGTTCGCCACGGGCGCCTACTGGGCCGGTGTCGCGGCGCTGGGTCTCTACAACGGTGCGATCATCGGGGAGGCGCTGCGGGCGGGCATCCAATCGCTGCCTCGCGGTCAGCGCGAGGCCGGCCTGGCCATCGGACTCACTCCGCTGTCCACCCGGTTCCGGATCGAATTCCCGCAGGCGTTCCGCCAGATGCTGCCGATCATCATCGCCCAGCTGGTGGTGCTGCTCAAGGACACCTCGCTGGCATTCATCGTGGGTTACGGCGAACTGCTGCGCGAGGGCGTGCGGAACCTGCCGAACTTCTTCGGTGAGCGTTACCAGTTCTCGTTCTTCCTGGTCGTGCTGGTCATCTACCTCGCGATGAACATGTCGTTGTCCTGGCTGGCCCGGGTCATCGCCCGCCGTTCGGGCCCGAAGGCCGGCAAGATCGTCGAGCCGGCGCCGGAGCCCATGCCGAACGCGGCTGGACCGGGCGGCGGCTTCTAA
- the pheS gene encoding phenylalanine--tRNA ligase subunit alpha, which produces MSAPTEITEPVVTAAVDAALAAIEAATDSAALKAVRSAHVGEASPLAALNALMRSVPGDQKAAAGKLVGQARARVNQALSAREAAIVEAEATAQLAAEAVDVTAAASTWRAGARHPLTLLQERVSDVFVGMGWEVAEGPELESEWFNFDALNFDEDHPARAMQDTFFIDPPEAHLVLRTHTSPVQMRALLGNEPPVYRISPGRVYRTDELDATHTPVFHQIEGIAVDKGLTMAHLRGTLDHFVKALFGDEAKVRLRPNYFPFTEPSAELDLWHPTFKDGARWIEWGGCGMVNANVLRSAGIDPEVYSGFAFGVGVERALMFRNDVKDMHDMVEGDVRFSQQYGMTV; this is translated from the coding sequence GTGTCTGCCCCCACTGAAATAACCGAACCCGTCGTCACCGCGGCCGTCGATGCCGCCCTCGCGGCCATCGAAGCCGCCACTGACTCCGCCGCCCTCAAGGCCGTGCGCTCGGCGCACGTCGGCGAGGCCTCGCCGCTGGCCGCGCTGAACGCTCTCATGCGCAGCGTGCCCGGCGACCAGAAGGCCGCCGCCGGCAAACTCGTCGGCCAGGCCCGCGCCCGGGTGAACCAGGCGTTGAGCGCCCGCGAAGCCGCGATCGTCGAAGCCGAGGCCACCGCCCAGCTCGCCGCCGAAGCCGTGGACGTCACCGCCGCCGCCTCCACCTGGCGGGCCGGGGCCCGGCATCCGCTCACTCTGCTGCAGGAGCGCGTCTCAGACGTGTTCGTGGGCATGGGCTGGGAGGTCGCAGAGGGCCCGGAGCTCGAGAGCGAGTGGTTCAACTTCGACGCGTTGAACTTCGACGAGGACCACCCGGCCCGCGCCATGCAGGACACGTTCTTCATCGACCCGCCCGAGGCGCACCTGGTGCTGCGCACGCACACCTCGCCCGTGCAGATGCGCGCGCTGCTGGGCAACGAGCCGCCCGTCTACCGGATCTCTCCCGGCCGCGTCTACCGCACGGATGAACTCGACGCCACCCACACCCCGGTCTTCCACCAGATCGAGGGCATCGCCGTGGACAAGGGCCTCACCATGGCCCACCTGCGTGGCACCCTCGACCACTTCGTCAAGGCACTCTTCGGTGACGAGGCCAAGGTGCGCCTGCGCCCCAACTACTTCCCGTTCACCGAGCCGAGCGCCGAGCTCGACCTCTGGCACCCCACCTTCAAGGACGGCGCCCGCTGGATCGAGTGGGGTGGCTGCGGCATGGTCAACGCCAATGTGCTGCGCTCCGCCGGGATCGACCCCGAGGTCTACTCCGGATTCGCGTTCGGCGTTGGCGTCGAACGAGCACTGATGTTCCGCAACGATGTGAAGGATATGCACGACATGGTCGAAGGCGACGTTCGGTTCAGCCAGCAGTACGGGATGACCGTCTGA
- the pheT gene encoding phenylalanine--tRNA ligase subunit beta: MRVPLSWLGEFVDLEPGTTPEAVHAALVSVGLEEEEIHRFELTGPIVVGQVLEFVGEVQTNGKTINWCQVRVAADGELAADGGPAIHGIVCGAHNFVVGDKVVVTLPGAVLPGPFPIAPRKTYGHVSDGMIASARELGLGDEHAGILVLGGLGLDPEIGTDAISLLGLDDSAVEINVTPDRGYAFSIRGVAREYSHATGATFRDPALAVTATASTEVFPVSIDDAAPIRNRVGASVFVTRVVRGVDPSKPSPAWLIARLKLAGIRSISLIVDITNYVMIELGQPIHGYDLDKLTGGLVVRRAQAGEKIVTLDDVTRTLNPEDLLITDGSGPIGLAGVMGGATTEIGAGTTNVLVEAANFDPVSIARTARRHKLPSEASRRFERGVDPEVAAVAAARVVQLLVELAGGVADGLGSLHDATPERTPIDLPTGFVSGLIGLEYTREEVRTSLAEIGASMTETETGLAVVAPSWRPDLTDKWTLAEEVARIVGYDRIPSVLPVAPPGRGLTRTQQLKRSVANVLAATGHTEVLAYPFVAEKANNLFGDSVSSTVPQIKVANPLDGEAPFMRTSMLPGLLQIAHRNLSRGSTDLAIFELGSVFRPVAGVSYGSAVVPPAAVRPSRELEAQLNAGIPPQPFTAGIVLLGNTVRHQPGHTPIAASWQDALTAVRQIGLAVGLPILVRQGTHQAMHPGRTAELFVATDAGDLSVGFAGELLPAVARGADLPAVVAVVELNLSAVFAQVTGELQATVIGTKPAATQDLSLVVDAQVPASDVLAAVREGSGALLESIDLVDDYRGTGIETGQKSLTFALRFRAPDRTLTAAEASDAKLAGVQLAAARFGAHLRE, translated from the coding sequence ATGCGCGTTCCCCTGAGCTGGCTCGGCGAATTCGTCGACCTAGAACCCGGCACCACCCCCGAAGCCGTGCACGCCGCCTTGGTGAGCGTGGGCCTGGAGGAAGAAGAGATCCACCGCTTCGAGCTGACCGGCCCCATCGTGGTGGGCCAGGTTCTCGAGTTCGTCGGTGAAGTGCAGACCAACGGCAAGACCATCAACTGGTGCCAGGTGCGCGTCGCCGCGGACGGCGAACTCGCCGCAGACGGCGGCCCGGCCATCCACGGCATCGTCTGTGGCGCCCACAACTTCGTCGTCGGCGACAAGGTCGTCGTGACCCTGCCCGGCGCCGTGCTGCCCGGGCCGTTCCCGATCGCGCCGCGCAAGACCTACGGCCACGTCTCTGACGGCATGATCGCCTCGGCCCGCGAACTCGGCCTCGGCGACGAGCACGCCGGCATCCTGGTGCTCGGCGGCCTCGGTCTCGACCCCGAGATCGGCACGGATGCGATCAGCCTGCTGGGCCTGGACGACTCCGCCGTGGAGATCAACGTCACGCCCGACCGCGGCTACGCGTTCTCGATCCGCGGCGTCGCCCGCGAGTATTCGCACGCCACCGGCGCGACCTTCCGCGACCCGGCCCTCGCCGTGACCGCGACGGCGTCCACCGAGGTCTTCCCGGTCTCGATCGACGATGCCGCACCCATCCGCAATCGTGTCGGCGCGAGCGTCTTCGTCACCCGCGTTGTGCGCGGCGTCGACCCGAGCAAGCCGTCACCGGCCTGGCTCATCGCCCGGCTCAAGCTGGCCGGCATCCGCTCGATCTCGCTGATCGTGGACATCACCAACTACGTGATGATCGAACTCGGCCAGCCGATCCACGGCTACGACCTCGACAAGCTCACCGGGGGCCTGGTCGTGCGCCGCGCGCAGGCTGGGGAGAAGATCGTCACCCTCGACGACGTCACCCGCACCCTGAACCCCGAAGACCTGCTGATCACGGACGGTTCCGGCCCCATCGGCCTGGCCGGCGTGATGGGCGGAGCGACCACCGAGATCGGCGCGGGCACCACCAACGTGCTGGTCGAGGCCGCGAATTTCGACCCGGTGTCGATCGCGCGCACCGCCCGCCGGCACAAGCTGCCCAGCGAAGCGTCCCGCCGGTTCGAACGCGGTGTCGACCCCGAGGTCGCTGCTGTGGCAGCCGCCAGGGTGGTGCAGCTGCTCGTCGAGCTCGCCGGGGGAGTGGCCGACGGACTCGGCTCGCTGCACGACGCCACCCCGGAGCGCACCCCGATCGACCTGCCCACCGGCTTCGTCTCCGGCCTGATCGGCCTGGAGTACACCCGCGAGGAGGTGCGCACCTCGCTCGCCGAGATCGGCGCCTCCATGACCGAGACCGAAACCGGCCTGGCCGTGGTCGCGCCCAGCTGGCGCCCCGACCTCACCGACAAGTGGACCCTCGCCGAGGAGGTCGCCCGCATCGTCGGGTACGACCGCATTCCGTCGGTGCTGCCCGTCGCCCCGCCCGGCCGCGGCCTCACCCGCACGCAGCAGCTCAAGCGTTCGGTCGCCAACGTGCTCGCCGCGACCGGCCACACCGAGGTGCTGGCCTACCCGTTCGTCGCCGAGAAGGCCAACAACCTGTTCGGCGACTCGGTCAGCAGCACGGTTCCGCAGATCAAGGTGGCCAACCCGCTCGACGGCGAGGCGCCGTTCATGCGCACCTCGATGCTGCCGGGCCTCTTGCAGATCGCGCACCGCAACCTGTCCCGCGGCTCCACCGACCTGGCGATCTTCGAGCTCGGCTCGGTGTTCCGCCCGGTAGCAGGCGTCAGCTACGGCAGCGCCGTCGTGCCGCCGGCCGCCGTGCGGCCCAGTCGCGAGCTCGAAGCCCAGCTGAACGCCGGCATCCCGCCGCAGCCGTTCACCGCCGGCATCGTGCTGCTCGGCAACACCGTGCGCCACCAGCCCGGCCATACGCCCATCGCGGCGTCCTGGCAGGACGCCCTCACCGCCGTGCGGCAGATCGGCCTGGCCGTCGGCCTGCCGATCCTCGTGCGCCAGGGCACCCACCAGGCCATGCACCCCGGCCGCACCGCCGAGCTGTTCGTGGCAACGGATGCCGGCGACCTGTCCGTCGGCTTCGCGGGCGAACTGCTGCCCGCCGTCGCGCGCGGCGCCGACCTGCCCGCCGTGGTCGCTGTCGTCGAGCTGAACCTGTCCGCGGTCTTCGCCCAGGTGACCGGGGAGCTGCAGGCCACCGTGATCGGTACCAAGCCCGCCGCCACCCAGGACCTCTCCCTCGTCGTCGACGCCCAGGTGCCGGCCAGCGACGTGCTGGCCGCCGTGCGCGAGGGCAGCGGAGCGCTGCTGGAGAGCATCGACCTGGTCGACGACTACCGCGGCACGGGCATCGAGACCGGGCAGAAGTCGCTCACCTTCGCCCTGCGGTTCCGGGCGCCCGACCGCACCCTCACCGCCGCTGAGGCCAGCGACGCGAAGCTGGCCGGCGTGCAGCTCGCCGCGGCCCGCTTCGGGGCGCACCTGCGCGAGTAA